TGACGATCTCGATGCTGTCGCTGACGGGCATGCCGCCGCTGGTCGGCTTCGTCGGAAAGCTCTACCTGTTCCAGACAGCGCTGCAGGCAGGTTACGTCGGGCTCGTCGTCATCGCGTGCTTCAACTCGGTGCTGTCGGCGGCGTACTACCTCGGCGTCGTTCGAACGATGTACTTCGAGCCTCCTTCGGCCGCGGCCGAGGTCGCGCCGGCGACCGGCGTCTACGCGGCGTTCGTCGTCGGCGTCTCGACGATCCTTACCGTCGTCCTTGGCATCGTGCCGGCGGCCGTGATCGGCGCGGCGACCCGGGCTTTCAAGGGCGTCCTGCTCGGCTGACGATTTCTTTGGAGGGGGGCGCCCGGAACGCCTTGGCATTTCCCGGCTTGCACGCTGGTATCCGATCGGATACCATCGGCGCATGACTCTCGCCGATCGTCAGACCGGGAGCCTGATGAGTTCCGCCCGCCGCCGCGCCGGCCTCACCCTGCGAAGCGCCGCCGCAAAGGCGGCAACCTCGCACGCCACGATCGCCGCCTACGAAGCCGGGCGCAAGTCTCCCACCCTTCCCACGTTGCTGCGCATCCTCGGCTCTTACGGCTTCGCGGCCAACATCGAGTTGTCGCTGCGCATCCGCGAGCGCGACGGCATTCCTCGCGGAGAGGAACTCGAGGAGGCTCTGGCGCTGGCCGAATCCTTCCCGGCGCGCGCGGGCAGGGCCCTCGCGTTCCCGAAGTTCCCGGCGCGTTGAGTTCCCTCGTTCGCAAGATCGTCGCGATCCATCGCGCGTTCGAGAAGGCAGCGCTTCCCCACGCCTTCGGTGGTGCGCTGGCTCTGGCCTGGTGCACCGAGCGAGCACGAGGCACCATCGATATCGACGTCAACGTCTTCGTCGATGCCGGCCACAGGCGCAGCGTAGTAGCGGCTCTGCCGCGCGGAGTTGCCCGCGACGAAACCCAATTTGCCGCACTCGAGCGCGACGGTCAGGTGCGTTTGTGGTGGGACCACACGCCAATCGATCTGTTTCTCGATACTACGCCGTTTCACCGCGAGGCTTTCGGTCGTTGTCGCGAGGAAAGCTTCGGCGGATCCGAGATCCCGTTCCTCTCCTGCCGCGACATCGCAGTCTTCAAGGCTTTCTTCAACCGGACCAGGGACTGGGCCGATCTCGAGGAAATGCAGACAGCCGGCACCCTCGAGGTCGAGAAAATCATCGGCGTTCTGGTCCAGTATCTCGGCGCGGACGATGAAAGGGTGAGCAAACTTGAAGCCCTGAGTCGACGCTGAGGCACGAACACCACGCGCTCCCTTCGGTGGACCAGCGCGCTTCGCCTTCGATTTTGGCGCGGATGGGTCCTTGCCGGGCCAAGGTGCGTGTAAAAAGTCACTTTCCTGCGATCGGGGTTTACCGATCCCGGGCAGTGTGGCAGAAGCACTCCGCACCGGCCGCACCTGGCGGCAGCGCAGCTTTGCCCGGGGAGGACACCATGGACCGTTTCCGTCCGATCGTGCCGGACCACGTCCTGCGCCGCTTCGCCGACGATCCGGATCTGGACGAGGACACGCGCGCAAACCTGCATCGCTCCATCGCGCTCGGGGCCCAGCTTCGCCGCATACGTACCGAGACTGCTCGGCTGACCCTGCTTGCCAGCCCCGCTCCCGAGCCGCGGCCATCGCGGCCCCCGGCGATCGAAGTCTTCTCGTGCAATCACCACACGACGCTTCCCGGCGCGCGCATCGAAGACCCTTCGTCCGCCGACGAAGCCGCGCGCCAGGCGTTCGTCGAAACCACCGGCGTCGCCGAATTCTACCGCAAGGTCTTCGGCCGCAACTCCGTCGACGGCGCAGGCATGGCGCTGCTGTCGTCGGTCCACTACGACCGCCGTTTCAACAACGCGTTCTGGAACGGCACGCAGATGGTCTACGGCGACGGCGACGGCCAGATCTTCGTCGATTTCACCAAGGCGAACGACGTGATCGCCCACGAGCTGACCCACGGCGTGACCGAGCACAGCCTTCGGCTCGGCTACAGCGACGAAGCCGGCGGCCTCAACGAGAGCATGTCGGACGTATTCGGATCGATGTTCCGCCAGTGGCAGGCGGGCCAGGACGCCGCCGGCGGTGACTGGCTGATCGGTCACGACATCCTCGGACCCAAGGCGCTCGCGCGCGGCTACACCTGCCTGCGCGACATGAGCGATCCGGCCGCGAAGCACTGCCTGTCGCCGCAGCCCGTCCACTACCGGCAGTACCGCAGCGGCATGGATCCTCACGACAGCAGCGGCATCCCGAACCGGGCCTTCGCGACGATCGCAAAAGCGGTCGGGGGACCGAGCTGGGATCCGGTCGGCAAACTCTGGTACGAGGCGTTGACGGGCTCCCGTGCGCATCCGACGATGTCGATGGCGCAGTTCGCCGGTGCGACGCGCGCGGCGGCGGCCCGCTTGTTTCCCGGCAATTCCTCGCTGCACGCGGCGGTGGATTCGGGATGGAAGGCGGTGGGTCTCTAGCTCGGCGCGCCGGCAAGTCCGTCGCACCGTTGAAAAAGCCGCAGTTGCACGAATGAAGAAGATCCAGGTCGAGCGTCTCGGCGGCGTTGCAGGATTCGGAACCCGCGCCGGTCATCTGAGGAGCCGCGGCGAAATCCATGAAGCGTCGCTCTGCGATGCCGACCGTGCGGCAGTCGATGCACTCTTCGAGAGCGCCGGTCAGGCGGCGCCGGCTCGCAGCGGGGCACGCGGGATCGACGAGCTGAGATACCGCCTCACGCGCGAAGGCCCGCGTGGCGACGAGAGCGTCGAAGCGAGCGAGTCCGCAGTGCCCCAGGTGCTGCGGGAATCCGTCAAGGACGAGATCGTCTGACTCGAAGCGCTCTACAGCAAACCGCCCCGCAATGAGCACGCCGGCGGCTGACCAACGTCAGGCGGCAGAGCTTGCCGGCTCGGCTGCCTGACGCAGGTGATCGCTGGATTTTCACTGGCACAGCGGCGGGCGGTTGCCGCACGTCGAGGCTGCGGCGTCGGATCGAATCGTATCCGCCTGGTCGCTCGTCATCAGGCCGAGCAGCCGCATGCGGAACACTTCGTCGCTGACGCAGCGCCGGTACTTGGAGTGGCTCGCCCACGGCTTGCCGTCCTCGTCTGCGTCGCAGGGACAGTGCTGCGCAACGCTGCAGCCGTCGCGATCGACGATGTCGCCGCTCGTCGTGCCGGAGCACACATCGCAGGCATCGCCGACGCCGTCGGAATCCGCGTCTGCAGACTGGCCGTCCGCGTTGGCGACCAGCGGGCAGTTGTCGTTGGCATTGAGCACGCCGTCGTTGTCCTTGTCGCTGTCGCAAGCGTCACCGAACGAATCGCCGTCGGTATTGCGCTGCCCGGGATTGGACGTGGACGGGCAATTGTCGCTCGCATCGGGCACTCCGTCGCCGTCGTTGTCTCCAGCGACCGGGGTGAGCACGCCGCAGCTGTTGGTGACGGCATCGTCGACGATCGTGTGCCTCTGGTCGCTCGTGATCAGGTCGTGGATCGCGAAATTGCGCGCCGCTTTCTTCACGCAGCGGATGTAGGCGTCGTGGTCGTGCCACAGCGTCTGGTCGTCGGGCCCGCTGCAGGGGCAGACCTGCGCGATGCTGCAACCGTGGCGGTTGACGACGTCGCCGCCCGGCGCGACCGGGCATTCGTCGCACGCGTCGCCGACGCCGTCGCCGTCCGAGTCGGTCTGGTCGACGTTGGCGTCTTTCGGGCAGTTGTCACTGGCGTTGGCGATCGTGTCGCCGTCCTTGTCGGAATCGCAACGATCCCCGATGTGGTCCCCATCGATGTCGCTCTGGTCCGGATTGAACTTGGTGGGACAGTTGTCGACGCTGTCGTCGACCCCGTCGCAGTCGCTGTCGACGGCCCACGCCCTGGGAGCGGCGGCCAGGGGAACCGTACACAGCGCAACAACGAACAGGGCGCTCGCAAAGAAGCCGCTGAGGTTTCGCATGATCTCTCCTTTCGCAGGCCAGCTCCGCAGGCCAGTTGCGCAGTCGACTCAGGGGAGCGACCTTTCCCGCTCCACGTTGGGCGCGCCTGAGAACCAATGACAAGAGGATGACGGGAGCGACCGATCGCAGGATGACACTTCGCGCTTCACGGCGAGACGCCCGGTAACGCATCGCGCAGCGCGAAGCTCCCCCGGTTGGGACCGCGCTGCAGGGAATTCGCAGACAGTGTTGCGTTGTCGGGCGCAGTCCTGTCCAGATGATTGCCGCGCGCGTCTCGCTCGAGGGGAGGCGACTGTCCGCACGCGTCGCTGCCGAAGGAGGCGAACATGTTCCTGCAGTCCGCAGCGTCCGGCACAGCCCTTGGCCTGCTGCTCCTCGTCGCCGGCGACGCATCCGCCGGATCATCGCCTTATCTCGGGCCAATTCCCTATCTCAGTGCCGCGGACAGTCCTTTCGACACGAAGACGTTCGGATTCTGCATCGAAACGTTCGAGGACGGCACGTTCGACGTTCCAGGCGCGTCGGGGGACGGCAGCGTCGTCGGGCCGAGCACGTTGACGGATTCCGTTGACGCCGACGACGGTTCGATCGACGGCTCCGGCCAGCAGGGGCATTCGTATTTCAACGGCGGTGGTACCATCACCATCACGTTCGACAGCAACCGCACCGGCGGTCTTCCGACCGAAGTCGGCATCGTCTGGACCGACGGCGGCCTCGCGGCCCCCGTTACATTCGAGGCATTCGGGCCGACCGGAACCAGCCTCGGACTGTACGGGCCTTTCGAGCACGCCGATCTCAGCAACAACGGCGAGACTGCCGAAGACCGTTTCTACGGCGTCACCGACGGCTCCGGCGTCTCCAAGATCGTGGTCTCCAATACGGGTGGTGGCATCGAGGTCGACCATCTCCAGCTCGATCGCTGCATCGTCTGCGGGGACACCAACTTCGACCTCGACGTGACGGCTTCGGATGCACTGTTCGCACTGAAGACCTCCGTCGGAAGCCAGACGTGCATGCTCTGCGTCTGCGATGCGAACGACAATGCGACGGTCTCGGTGAGTGATGCACTTGCGATCCTGCGAAAATCGGTCGGCATCGACGTCACGCTGAATTGTCCGAGCTGCTTCCTGTGAGCCAGCGGATTCGTCTCTGCATGCGATCCGCAGTAGCTGTGGCGCGTGCCGCAGCTTCTTCAACCGGGTGATGCGCTCGCGCGCGTTGCGCTCGAGGACCAGAACGGAATTCCTCGATTGGTCGACTCCTCGACCAGGATCGTCGTGTTCACGCGGGACATGAGCGGCGGCGAGATCGTCAAGCAGGCCTTTGCGGGCTTGCGAAGCGCGGCCCTCGAAGCGAACCATGTCGCGTGCGTCTGCGACGTCAGCGGCATGCCCTGGCTCGTCCGCTCGATGTTCGCGCTGCCGGGCCTGCGCAAGCGACTCTACCCGGTGATGCTCGATGAAAGCGGCGAAGCGACGCGCGCCTTTCCGTATCGCGAAGGCAAGGCATCCATTCTCGTCCTCGACTCCGGAATCATCGCATCGGTCGCGTATGCCGGGACGGGCGATGAGGTGACGGCGGCCCTTCGCCTCTGACGCGTCGATCCGGGCGTCCGCAGCGCCGACGTTTCCATCCTTGTCGGGCGGGCGGGATCGTCGCAGACTCCCGGCCGCCCGCTCGACGGCCGGCCCCCCGTATGAGACAAGGAAAGTCGCGGCGGCGACGATGAAGCTTCGTGAAGCAGCGCCGGCGCTTGCCGTTTTCGTCCTGGCTCTGGCCTATCTCCTGCTTCTTCGTCCGTACGGCTTCCAGCTCGAAGACGAGGGAACGCTGCTGTTCTGGTTCTCGCGGGTTGCCGACGGGCAGCGTCCGTACGTCGACTTTCACACCGGCTATACGCCGGGATTCTTTGCATTCGGCAGCACCGTCTTCGCGCTGTTCGGCGCGTCGGCCACCTCGCTGCGCGGCGTCCTTGCACTGATCAATGCGACGACGGCTGCCGGGCTCGCCGAGATCACGCGGCGTGTGGCGGGAGAGCGCTTCGCATGGATCGCGCCGCTCATCTGGCTGCTGTTCGTGCCGGTCTACCCCGGGGAGTTCGCAGCGTTCAACGTTCCGTATCCCACCTGGCCGGTGACGCTGGCCTGGGTAGTGCTCGCGCTGGCGATGCTGTCCTGGGTCGAGAGGCGACGCGCATCGACGCTGGTCGTTGCGGGAGCGGCGGCTGCGGCTATGATGTGGTTTCGTCCGAACTCCGGAGCGTTCGCGCTCGCGGCGGCAACGTGGATCGTCGCCGCCACTGCTGCGCGCCGCAGCGTTCTCGACCGTATCGCCGCGCCGCTTGCGGCGGCAGCGATGGCGCTCGGGGTCTGGTACACGTTCGAGTTCCGCGTTGCCGGCATGGACGCGTTCGTGCATCTGGTCCCGGCAATGGCCGTAGCGGTGCTGTGCGCCGGGCCCCTTTCTGCGCGGTTCTCCGACAACGATGCGCCCGGTGCGACGATTGCGATGGCGATGCTCGGCGCTGCGTTCCTTGCACCGACCTTGTCGTGGACCTTGCCGCTTCTGGCGGAGCTCGGGCGTGACCGGTTCCTCTACGAAGTGTTCCTGGTCGGTGCCGGCTACCAGTCGCTCTACTACAAACCGCATCCGGCTCCCGAGATCTATGCGCTTGCCGTCACGGCCGCGGCTCTCGCGTTCGCGATTGCCGGTCGCCTGGTGGCGGCGCGCAGGCTGAATCCGCTGGTCGCCATCGCGCTGTTTGGCGCGTGCGCGATCGGCGGCGGCGCGTGGCTGCTGCATTCCGAGGTCATGCCCGAGGGGTTCCTGCAGTCGGTTTCGCTGCAGCTGGAAAATGCGTCGTTCTGGCTCGCCATTGTCGCGAACTTCGGCGCGGTGTCGTGGCTTGCGCAAGTGTCCCGGCAAGCTTCCGGACAAGTGTCCCGAAAGCAACTCGCGCTTTCGTCGCGCGCACGGGCACTGGCGGTGCTCACTCCGCTGTCCGTCGCGATGTACCTGCAGATGTTCCCGCGCAGCGACTTCATGCACCAGGTGACGTCGGTCCCGCTTACGGCAGTCGTCGCGTGCGCGCTCCTGTGGCGAGTCGTCTCGTGGTGGGCCGGCGGCGATTGGCCGGAAGGATGGAACGGGCGAAACATCGTCGGAGGTGCTGCCGCTTGCGTCGCTGCATCCGTACTCGTCGTTGCAGCCGTCGAAAAAACCTGCGGTCCGCTGGAGGCGTGGTCATCGCAATCGCCATCCGGAACGATCTCGTCGCAGCTGGACGTACACGTGGAGGCCGCTGCCGGCGACGAGTTGCAGGCGATCGCGCAGACGGTCGATTTCCTGCGCCGCCACAGTGACGGCGGGGAAGCACTGTGGTCGTTTCCTGCAACCAGCGGCCTGCTGTTCGCTGCCGGTCGTCGCAACGCTGCGCCTCACGATTACTGGTATCCCGGCCGCCCCGACCACGCCGAGGAGGGGCGCGTTCTCGGCCTGCTTCGCGAAAAAAAGCCGCGCCTGGTCGTCACGCTCAATCGCGGATGGGATTTTTTCGCCGACTCGCCGCTGTGGTTCGAAGACCTGAGGGCGTGGACGGTTTTCCGCTACCGCCTGGTCGCGCGCTTCGGGCGCTACGATGTGCTCGCAAGGCGGGAGTTGCCGGGATTCGACGAGATCGCGACGAGCGCGC
This genomic window from Candidatus Binatia bacterium contains:
- a CDS encoding helix-turn-helix domain-containing protein, encoding MSSARRRAGLTLRSAAAKAATSHATIAAYEAGRKSPTLPTLLRILGSYGFAANIELSLRIRERDGIPRGEELEEALALAESFPARAGRALAFPKFPAR
- a CDS encoding M4 family metallopeptidase, which codes for MDRFRPIVPDHVLRRFADDPDLDEDTRANLHRSIALGAQLRRIRTETARLTLLASPAPEPRPSRPPAIEVFSCNHHTTLPGARIEDPSSADEAARQAFVETTGVAEFYRKVFGRNSVDGAGMALLSSVHYDRRFNNAFWNGTQMVYGDGDGQIFVDFTKANDVIAHELTHGVTEHSLRLGYSDEAGGLNESMSDVFGSMFRQWQAGQDAAGGDWLIGHDILGPKALARGYTCLRDMSDPAAKHCLSPQPVHYRQYRSGMDPHDSSGIPNRAFATIAKAVGGPSWDPVGKLWYEALTGSRAHPTMSMAQFAGATRAAAARLFPGNSSLHAAVDSGWKAVGL
- a CDS encoding protealysin inhibitor emfourin codes for the protein MKKIQVERLGGVAGFGTRAGHLRSRGEIHEASLCDADRAAVDALFESAGQAAPARSGARGIDELRYRLTREGPRGDESVEASESAVPQVLRESVKDEIV
- a CDS encoding thrombospondin type 3 repeat-containing protein; this encodes MRNLSGFFASALFVVALCTVPLAAAPRAWAVDSDCDGVDDSVDNCPTKFNPDQSDIDGDHIGDRCDSDKDGDTIANASDNCPKDANVDQTDSDGDGVGDACDECPVAPGGDVVNRHGCSIAQVCPCSGPDDQTLWHDHDAYIRCVKKAARNFAIHDLITSDQRHTIVDDAVTNSCGVLTPVAGDNDGDGVPDASDNCPSTSNPGQRNTDGDSFGDACDSDKDNDGVLNANDNCPLVANADGQSADADSDGVGDACDVCSGTTSGDIVDRDGCSVAQHCPCDADEDGKPWASHSKYRRCVSDEVFRMRLLGLMTSDQADTIRSDAAASTCGNRPPLCQ
- a CDS encoding glycosyltransferase family 39 protein, with protein sequence MKLREAAPALAVFVLALAYLLLLRPYGFQLEDEGTLLFWFSRVADGQRPYVDFHTGYTPGFFAFGSTVFALFGASATSLRGVLALINATTAAGLAEITRRVAGERFAWIAPLIWLLFVPVYPGEFAAFNVPYPTWPVTLAWVVLALAMLSWVERRRASTLVVAGAAAAAMMWFRPNSGAFALAAATWIVAATAARRSVLDRIAAPLAAAAMALGVWYTFEFRVAGMDAFVHLVPAMAVAVLCAGPLSARFSDNDAPGATIAMAMLGAAFLAPTLSWTLPLLAELGRDRFLYEVFLVGAGYQSLYYKPHPAPEIYALAVTAAALAFAIAGRLVAARRLNPLVAIALFGACAIGGGAWLLHSEVMPEGFLQSVSLQLENASFWLAIVANFGAVSWLAQVSRQASGQVSRKQLALSSRARALAVLTPLSVAMYLQMFPRSDFMHQVTSVPLTAVVACALLWRVVSWWAGGDWPEGWNGRNIVGGAAACVAASVLVVAAVEKTCGPLEAWSSQSPSGTISSQLDVHVEAAAGDELQAIAQTVDFLRRHSDGGEALWSFPATSGLLFAAGRRNAAPHDYWYPGRPDHAEEGRVLGLLREKKPRLVVTLNRGWDFFADSPLWFEDLRAWTVFRYRLVARFGRYDVLARRELPGFDEIATSAQGVGDSKTAEAEAIEPNLERRRQAAARWMDVLTPADAAAASLPSSRRDCLLLLRALRDGGDLRAAAWAIQGYESSDPRVRSEAVDAMNAMVRDVRARRRRFANDFDGSAWKPYVAALTDGANTLKRSEDARAFADEVLAIAGTPQDR